The Candidatus Bathyarchaeota archaeon DNA window AGTAAGATTTAAGGCATTGGCTGTACCCAGAAAATTTGGCTGGACCACATATTCTATATTGACACCAAAACTACTGCCGTCTTTTAGATAATCTTGGATAATCTCCTTCTTATGTCCAATAATCATGATTAATTCTTTAATCTTATTTTTCCTTAGACATTCAATAACTCTGTCTATAATGGGAATGCCACCAATTGCGAGCATTGGTTTGGGTCTATTTTCAGTAATCGGAAATAGACGTGAACCCTCTCCAGCAGCTAGAATAACACATTTCATTTTATCTTGCCTTTTGATGCTTTTTTTACAATTTGTTCTCCAATTCTTAAGTATTCTTTAGCGATTTTCATAGTATTTGCTTCGGAGACTATTCTTATGATAGGTTCAGTTCCGCTCGGTCTTATAAGTACCCAACCAGATTCTGTGGAGATTCGCAAACCATCCATTGTCTGAATTTCCTTTATATTTGAAAATTCTTTCTTAAGCATTTCATTTACGAGCTTCATTGTCTTTTGTTTTGATTCATTTGGACAATTGGCTTTTGTCCTTAGAATTGGATAAGAATTAATTTCTGATATAAAACTGGAAACGGATCTCTGGTCCTCTTCGACTGCTTTAAGAAAAAGAATGCTAGAAAGAATCCCATCAGGACATAAGTGGAATTTGGGATTAATCCATGCACCACTGACCTCACCACCGAAGATGGCTCCATGTTTCTTGATTGCTTCAGCAACTTTTACATCACCTATACCGGTCCTTAATACTTTGCCACCTTTTTCTTGAACAGCTTCGTCAACACACATTGAAGTATCTATAGGAACAACTATACAGCCCTTCTCTTTTTCAATTAAATGAGAAGAATATGCAGCTAAGGCCTTATCCATAGATATCAAATTTCCTTTTTCGTCTATAATAGCCATTCTATCAGCATCCCCATCGTAGGCAATTCCAGCATCAAGCCCCATTTTTTTGGTTATTAGGGATAGATCCGTTAGTGAGCCTTCAGATGGTTCTGATGGTCTGCCCATAAAAAAACCGCTTGGTTGAGAGTTTATAGACATAAATCTAAAATTTAATTTTTCAAAAATTGTGGGAGCAATATTTGACGAGGCTCCACAACCTGGATCGATCGCCACTTGCCATGTTTTGTCGAATTCCACTGTATTTAATATAAATTCTATATACCTATCGATTTCATGCTCTATATAATTACTAGTTCCAATCTTATCCCAATCTGCAAATCGAAAATTTTTTGAATGGAGAATGTCTGCAATCCTATTTTCACGAACTTCATTATAGGCGATGCCTTCGTTATCAAAAAGCTTTATTCCGTTATACTCTGGTGGATTATGACTTGCGGTTAGCATGACTCCAAATTCAGCTTTTAAAATTTTAGTAAGAAAAGCCAGTACCGGTGTAGTTGTCAATCCTATTACGTCTACATTTGCACCTCCAGACAACATTCCTGCGGTTATTGCATGGAGAAACATTTGGTTTGAGGTTCTTGTATCATAAGCTATTAGTGCTTTCCCATTTTCACTTTCAGTGGCCACAGCAAGACCTACTTCCATAGTTAATAAAGGTGTTAAATCTTTGTTTGAAATTCCACGAATGCCAGAGGTACCAAATAATCTCTTCAAAAATTTCTCACATTAAATGCAATAGATAATACTACAATATATAAGAGAAAAAATTCTTAAGCTTACTAATCATTGATGTCCGACTTTCGATTTTCTTAATGGTATAAATTTTTTCAATGGATCTTTCTTAAGGACCTTTATTAATTGCTCACGAGATAGACCTGTTTTTAAGTCCCCGTATGTATCACATTTTTCTGATATATCTTGATCTTCTATTTCCCTAACTATTATTTCAGCTTCTTTTCCATTATTTAATCCTACTTTAATATTTAGGAAGGATCTGATAGTTTGATCGAGATTTACCTTGACCCATCGCTTGTCAATTATCTCATTACTACATAATTTTAGAGCCTTAACAACGTGGTTTGAATCATTTGCGTAAACAATAATGTCTAGATCACTATTCTTTGTAACTGTACCTCGCCAAACACTACCTATAAGCTTCGGATTATATTCTTTCAGTGTATTCATTAATTCTAAAGCCTTTTCCCTCATCTCCATTATTAGCAAATTTCTTGAGGGACCTTCGATCTCCTCTGCGATTTTATCAAGTTCTAAAGCAATTTCAAAGTTGTCTGGGAGTTTCTTTGTTCCAATATTCTTTGCTGCCATAATCTTAGCTTGCTTATATTCCTTTGCAAGACCTCTATAAAGTAGCGTAGCAGCTTCTCTTGCTAGCGTTATCCTATTCTTAACATCAATCAATTCGGCCTTATGCTTACTCAATACCAAATGGCCACTCTTTAAAGCGTGCTATTGATCTATATTTACTAATCCAATAGATAAATAATCATCCGAAAATATCTGCATAAGAAGAATTTAGAAGTAGAGCTCGTACGATATGAGATTCCAGTCCAGAATTAGTTCTACAATATTTTATGATGCCTTTGGAGGTGCTTCCTTAACTCCCTTTTCAGTTTTTGACATTAATCGAATTGGGAAGCTTATTAATTTGGATTTTCTCACACCAACATGCCTTAAAGGAGTAATTTTTTTAGCTAGATTATATATGTCGGATCCTATGCCTGCTTTAGCTGCACTCCCTAAAATCATTTCATGGCAAAGCTGATCATAATTTAGATTCTTAACTTTCTCTTCAATAGTGTTTCTCATTACTGCTCTAATTGCATGCTGTTGAGATGATTTTATTCTAGAGCGAGTGAAAGCTACTGTAGATATTCTAGTAGTAAATTTATCTTTTGTAGTAACCGCATATATACAATCAATTCGTCCTGTTCCTCGCCTAACTAAACTTCTAAGGTAGTCTGCAGAATATTCATGGCCTTTTAATATAGTACTAGCTTTGGTTCCCTCTACTTTGATTACAAGAAAATAAAGTTTGATAGATTGATGAGAGAAATCACCAGTTATATCATAAAGTGTATTTTCCACTACTCTTCCAATTAGTTTGGATGGATCGGCACATGGTATGCTTGATACATTCATCTCACCGAAGTATGGCGGAGTGTATATATCATACCATTCTTTTAGTCTCCATTTGTCTTTTACCCTTCTTCTTGAAGCTTTAGACAATACTTATCCTCCAATTTGCATATTCAGCTAGTACAATTATCTCTTTAAAATGTTTATGCGAGGTTTAAATTATTCCACATTTTTAGATTTCTTGGGCCATAGTAAAGCTTTTGGAAGCTTATAATCTTTTTCAAATTTTTCTCTTATTTTGCTAGGCCACATATCAGGATCAAATCCATTTGTAGCAAGAAAAGCTGCAATCCACCTCGTAATTCCCAATCCCGTACATCCAGTCCAAAGTTCTCTTTTCTTGATTTCTTTAATTTTGAAACTATCGACAAATTTCGATTTATGGATGAAACATCCAGCTATCTCTAACCATTCACTGCTTTCTCTGTCTCCCCGATAAGGTAAATATATCTCCAGATCATAAGCTGCAACATTTTTACTATCATTAACATCAAAGTCCACACTTCCCTCTTTTGCCCAGAATGGAGTGGCTGCTGTTATTCTCCATTCCATATCCAATAGTTTATCTGCCACTCTAAGGCATTCTTTAAGCACATTGTCTCTTGTCTGGATGATTTGCTCAGGAGTGCCTAAATATGTGAGTTCTATTCGCTGAAACTCATGTAATCTGACCATCCCTTCAACACCTCCGCCCTCCCAACGATATGTCCACCCAGAACAATCATAAAGTTTGTAAGGAAGGTCATCAATGTTAAAAATCTCTCCACCGTAGAATTGCCAAAAGGGCTCACATTGAGCCGGGGCAAGGACATATTCCGGATCTTTTAAAGCTTTTTTCAATTCTTGCTTAGGAATCTCTTTAGTTACTTTGAATTTTTCTTTAAAATTTTTGAAAGCCTCTGGATCTCTAGGGGGAGGGAATACATAATACATTCCCTCAGGAATGTCTTCTAAATACCCGGGCATTTTTTTCATAACTTCAAGAGGGATTATTTTAGGCAACATGAATGGTTGAAATCCTAACTTATTTGCAACCTCTGTAATTAAAAGTTCTCTAATAATCCCAAAAAGCTGGGCATAAGGTGTGGTGTATATCCACTGTCCTTTTCCAGGAAATTCTTTTACCCAACCTATTTCCAATGCGGCCTCCATTGGTTCTCCAGAGAACTTTACTTTTTTCGGTTTAGACTTCTTTACTATCGGTAAATATTCTTTAGTGCCAACTTGTTCTTCTTCTTTCTCAAGGATTTCTATAATCTCATTAAAAACTCTATCAGGTACATTTCGCTGAAGTTCGTGCTCTTTCATTTCACTCAAAGCAATAATCAAAAGATCATTCTCAATTTTCAAAGATTTGATAAAGGGAGAAGTCTCTAATTCTTTTAGACTAGTTTCTGGCGGTTCAGTGATCATAGGGATTCTGAAGGTTATTTTATTTGCGATTATTTTCCGAATTCCAATTTTTAATTGTTGACCTAGTAAGCTAGAAAATAATTTCTTTAATCTCAGAATCGCAATGTAAGATCTTACATGCATGCCGGATTCGATATTTAACACTAAATCTTTTCCATCTATTCTCCATTGGACTATTCTTGCGCCTTCTTGCACAAGGTTTTTGGGTATTCCCTTCAATAATATTGTTTTATTTGCGTCCTTTATTATCTTGTCAATTTCCTTTTTGGCCAAGTCCAGATCTTTACTGAATGTAATTATGCTTTCAGTTTCTAATCTAATTCCTTCTCGCACAAAATATCACTTTATTTTATAATTTCCAAATTTTTTTCAGCTACTTGTATAGATGCTAACATATCATCTATTGTAGACATAAACGTTTCAAATCTTCCCTTGCATTCAATTTCAGAATTCAATTTCGTTCCTTCACTCCATGTTTTAAGTTTTAACGTTGGGGGCGCGTTTCTATCATCAGGCAATAAAGCTTTCACAATTGAGTTGGCTATTTCCTTATTTTCATAGACTATAATTATCCTGATTTTCAATCAATCACTGCCGGTTTGTTTGAGAATCATTTCATTAAATTCATTTAAGAAATTCGTTTTATTCTCCCTAGGTATTTCTGCTCCTGCAGCCACATCATGGCCGCCACCTACTCCTTCATACTTCTCAGCCAATATATGCAAAATTTTTCCTAAATTGATACCTTTATCTAAAATCAAGCGAGACGCTCTTCCAGATATCTTTATGGTGTTTTCTTGTGTATTTGTCAGTACCAAAGTCGCTCTCTCAATATTTTGATTTGAAAGAGACAGAATTGTAGATATTGCTCCTGTCATATTCTCATTAATAATGCCTTCCCCATGAATTACAAACACTTTTCCTTTATCCTCAACTTTATCCTTATTTTCATTAATTAGATTCATAAGGTTGGCTAATGTCTGTCTATATTCTGAAAGTATGTTTTTAATATCCTCAGCAACACCATTCCGTTCACCAAGACAGAATGCCACAGCTAAGGAAGATTTCCGCATTCTTCCACAAGCATTCAATAACGAAGCGAATTCTCGAGCGTCTCTACTTGGAGTCCACTTTTCCTCTTTTAAAAGAGTATATGCATTTCCAATAAGGTCCAAGGTAACATTTCCAGAGAACCCTTTCGATGAAAGATATTCTATAATCTTAGACAATAATACTTGTTTTTCTTTTTGCGAGAGATCAACAACACTTCTCCATTTATCCCCATCTTTGAGTGAAATTTCTGCAGATTTAAGAAGAGCTAAACATTTATCTTCCTCTCCACTAAGTCCAGGAAGAAAAGGATTTGTTGTATACGCAATAGCTTTATGAATTGGTCGAGTTTCCCTACCAAAGAAAATAAGGTCTTTTTCGACTTTAATATAATTTGCATTTACACCATCCTCGACTATTTTCCCGTTTAGACTAAACAGGCTATGCTTATCGCCTTTGTCTTGAATATCGCCCAAAGCGCCTACAATTGCAAGGGCTGATAAATCTACATTTTTTTCATTGATCGATTTTGCAACGAAATATGATATTCCCGAGCCACTTATTTCTGTAGTTCCATCTATTTGATGTAAATGCGGGTTAACATGTAGAATATTGTCTGGAATTGTCTCAATAGACTCGGGTTGGTGATGATCAAGTACTAAAGCCTTACGTGAACCGATAGCTTTTGGCAGTATACTAAAATAACCGCTACCAACATCTGAAAATATTAGAAAATCGGCTTTTATCCTAGATAATTCTTCTATTATATCTTCATTTAATTTTTCTAATATCTTTATGTGAATAGTCGCATTTGTTCTAATAAGTGCCTTACCAAGAATGGAAGCAGCTGAAAGGCCATCAGCATCAAAATGTGATGCTATTAGAAATTTTTTATTTTCTTCAACTTCATCCAGAATTATTTTTGCAACTTCTGCTGTTAATGAAAAGAAGGATGTTTGATTATTTTCAGACATGATTATTCAACAGATGCAACAGCAGGCACATATTTCCAATCCTTTGGAAGCTTTCCTTTGGATTTATAGTAACCTGCTAATCTGTGAACTTTCGATTCTACTAATGTTATTGCTTGTTTATTATGAGAGTCTTGCCGATTTTTTTCAAGGTGTTTTCTCATTCGATTTGCCCTTTTTAATAATGCGTCCAAATCTTCAGGGATCTTCATTTCCATTCCAGATTTGGTTATAATTTCAGAGATATTCTTTCCAATAATTGATTTAACAAGTGGTATTCCATACTGATCTCTTAGAATCATCCCGATACTGCTTGGACTGTTTCCTTGTTTAGCAAGTTTGAGAACCAAAGACTCTACTTCTTCAGGTTGGTATTTACACCATGAAGGTACTTTCTTACTAATAGGTCTAGTCGAACCCGATTTTCCTCTTTTCCTAGCATATAATCTTGCCAAATTTTTCACGGCTATTTCTTTAATATTTGTTAACAATAGGATGACTAAGAGATTATTTTAATTTCTAAAATGAAAAACGTAGTTTTAAAAGTTTCCCTTTTTAAATCGTTGTACAATTATCATAATTAGATTTAAATCTTTAAAACTCTATTTTAAATCAATTTTAAAGCCAATTAGAAAAATGTGATAGAATTGACAAATGATAAAGAGGTACTATATAATGCCGAAGTTACTCAATTGAAATCTGCAGATAAAGGTAGAAGAATCTTGAGAACTGTACTCATATTCATATTTGAGCTTGGCTTTTTATTCTTTATTTCTTATTTCCTGGGATTTGTTTTTGCGATAATTTTCTTTATAATATCGGTGGTAATCTTCATTCCATCACCCATGCTGATAACACCAAGCAATTATAGAGTAATGAAGAATTGCGTTCAAATTGAAAGTGGGAAATTAATACCATTTAAGAAAGGCTATAAGGCCAGTATGAATGAAGACAGGAGTTATGTTTCAATACTGCATCCTAGAAGAGGAGAATTAATTCGATTATACACAAATGAACCTAGTAAATTATTAGGTACTCTACGAAGAGACGCTAACCTAATATAATTATAACGGATATCATGTGTAATTCCAAGCTAGAATTATTTTCTGACAAATCGAGGATAAGATCCGAGAACTTTTAGAAATATAGCTTTTTGCTTTAACTCATCAAGTGCCTCTTGTAAGATTTCATCATTTTTATGTCCTTCAAAATCACAAAAGAAAAGATACTCCCAAGGTTTGTTTTTATTAGGCCTCGATTCGATCTTAGTTAAATTGATTTTTCTATTTGCAAATATGCTTAACGCATCATGTAGTGCTCCAGGGATATGTTTGACTGAGAAGATTATTGAAGTTCTATCATTGCCTGTAGGCTCTCCGTCATTTTTTGCCAACACTATAAATCTAGTAAAATTGTTTTTGTTATCTTCTATTCTTTTTGCCAATACCTTCATTTCATAGACTTTGGCTGCTAAATCGCTACCTATCGCAGCCGCATTCTTTTCCCCTTTTACATCTTTCACCGCAGTAGCTGTACTACTTGTCTCTCTTAATTCAGCTTCGGGTAGATTTTTTTCGATAAAATCTCTACATTGAGCCAATGCCTGTGGATGTGAATATACGATTTGAATATCCATTAAATTCATACTGGTATCTGCAATTATATTTTGACTAACACGTTCTTCTATCTCACCGAATATGTAGAGTTCTGACTCAGAAAGTAAATCTAAAGCTATATTAACTGAGCCTTCGGTAGAGTTTTCAACAGGTACGACTCCATAATCAGCTTTTTTATTTTCGACTTTTTTGAAGATCTCATGCATGCCTTTGCAATCTATAAGAGAGATATCTTTAGACTTGAAAAAAATCAGAGCAGCTTGTTCACAAAAAGTACCAGATGGACCAAGAAATGCCACTTTTAAATTAACCATATTCATCCCCTTATTTCTAAAGAGTAAGATTAAAGCTTCCGTCATTAACAAATTATTTTTGAAATCTTAATTTATTCGCATTATATAGATAACAACAGAATAATCATTAAATTTTTCCAAAAAGAAGTAGCGTGCTCTAATATGTATTTAAGGGCTCATCTCAGCGAGTATTTGGAATAACACATTTGGTATTCAACTAAATCTTGTCGTCATCGACAAGCATGAAATTTAATAATACTTTTACTTTAAAAAAATATTTTCAAGATTTAAAAGAAAAGATAGAAGACTCCAACCCAGACTGGAATTGTTATTAATGCCCAAATAATCGGATTCCAACGTAATATTTTCTGACCATCCATATTTCCAAATGGAATTAAATTAAACGCAGCAAGCCAGAGATTTATAAAAAATCCTTGAAGGCCAACAAAATTGAATATTCCTCCAAAAGAACTTATAATTAAAAATAACATTGCAACAACAACATTGGTAATTGGACCCGAAATCGAAATCAAACCATTCTCTCTTTTCCCAATTTCATAACCTAAACCGGTATATCTTGGAATTATATATACAGCTCCAGGAGCCGCAAAGATCATCCTACCTCCAGAAACTAATGCTAATATTAGGGCCATTATAAGACCCATTGGCCAGAGTCTGAATTCTGCCCAACATCCAAATTTTCTAGCAACATATCTGTGGGCCAATTCATGACCTATGAACCCAAGGCCTAAAGTTGCTAATGATGCGACAAATATCTTGAGAAAAGATTCAGGTGAAAATAGGCCCCTTACAGAAAAACAGAAGCTCAATACTAACCATGTAATTAACAATTGCTGCAACTCAGAACTAAACATAGGTTGAACTGATGTGGTACTCGATTCTTTTTTAGCAAATGTTGGGGATTTTGCAAAAATTAGATTTGGGCAATTATGTGATTCCGGTAACCTATGATCGATGCAAAAAGAATCTTTACAATAATTGCATATAAAGGGAAGATCTATGTTTTTTCCACATTTTTCACATTTAGCCATGACTTAGATTAACTCGCTTTATTATTCATAAACATTGATATTGTACAGATTGGCTTTAACCAGAATGTTGAATTTTTTTCGTTACAAGAGAATATTTATAACTGGTCTTTCATAATCAATGAGAAATTGTGGTCAAATATTTTCTAATTTAGATTAACGTCTTTCAAATTTTGATTAATTTATATCAAATCTTCAGTTATCATTTAGAAGGTAATTATTATTGAAAATCCTAAAAGGGAGAGAGTTTAAAACAAAATTTTTGGGTAAGCTTATTAAAAGATATTCAAAATATCCGCAATCAGTTGAGTCTATTGTCCAGAAAATCGCTGAAGATATAAAACGTAATGGGAATAAAGCCCTTTTTAATTATATCAAAAAATATGACAATGTAGTTTTAGATATTGATAAATTAAAAGTGACTGATACTGAGATTAAGCAAGCTTATGGTGAAATTAATAATGCTAAGATAAAGGCCATAAAAGTTGCATCAAGCAATATATATGAATTTCATAAAATTCAAAAAGCTAGATTAGAATTTAAGACGAAAACAGATGATGCCTATCTAGGCCAAATTGTAAGACCGATAGACTCTGTGGGCATCTATTCGCCTGGAGGTAGAAATCCATATCCTTCTTCAATTCTAATGTGTGCCATTCCAGCTAAGGTAGCTGAAGTCAAAAAAATAATTGCTTGTACTCCTCCAAACATAAATGGAGGGATCGACCCAACTATATTAGTAGCTGCGGATCAAGCCGGCGTAAATCAAATCTACAAAGTAGGGGGAGCTCAGGCTATAGCCGCTATGGCTTATGGTACTGAATCAATACCTGCAGTTGACAGAATTGTAGGGCCTGGAAACATATATGTAACTGCTGCTAAATCGTATGTTAGCCGTGATGTAGCAATAGACTTTCCAGCTGGACCTACTGAATTAGTCATAATTGCTGATGAAACTGCAAATTCCAAATTTATTGCTTCCGATATACTTGCTCAAGCAGAACATGATCCGAATTCTATTGTCATACTTATGATTCTATCAGAAAAGGTAGCTAATGAAGTTAAGACTAATATCGAAGAGCAGAAAAAGGATCTCTCGCGTAAAGAGATAATTGAGAGTTCATTAAGTAAGAATGGATTCATTATTATAGTCGAAGATTTAGCAGAGGCCATATCATTATCTAACGACATTGCTCCTGAACATTTGGAAATTTTTACTTGTAAACCTTATCAATTGCTCAGCAAAGTTCAAAATGCTGGAGCCATTTTCTTAGGTGAATATTCACCAGTAGCACTTGGAGATTACACTATAGGAACGAATCATGTTCTTCCTACTGGCGGATGGGCAAGAGTATATTCAGGTTTATCGATTCGTGATTTTATGAAAACAATAAGTTTTGTAAATTGCTCTCCAAAATCGTTAGAGGAATTAGCGGATGAAACGATCACAATGTCAGAAATGGAAGGGTTAGATGCACACTCATATTCCATCAAGGCAAGGAGA harbors:
- a CDS encoding nucleotidyltransferase domain-containing protein, producing the protein MSKHKAELIDVKNRITLAREAATLLYRGLAKEYKQAKIMAAKNIGTKKLPDNFEIALELDKIAEEIEGPSRNLLIMEMREKALELMNTLKEYNPKLIGSVWRGTVTKNSDLDIIVYANDSNHVVKALKLCSNEIIDKRWVKVNLDQTIRSFLNIKVGLNNGKEAEIIVREIEDQDISEKCDTYGDLKTGLSREQLIKVLKKDPLKKFIPLRKSKVGHQ
- a CDS encoding DUF2208 domain-containing protein yields the protein MTNDKEVLYNAEVTQLKSADKGRRILRTVLIFIFELGFLFFISYFLGFVFAIIFFIISVVIFIPSPMLITPSNYRVMKNCVQIESGKLIPFKKGYKASMNEDRSYVSILHPRRGELIRLYTNEPSKLLGTLRRDANLI
- the hisD gene encoding histidinol dehydrogenase, which encodes MKILKGREFKTKFLGKLIKRYSKYPQSVESIVQKIAEDIKRNGNKALFNYIKKYDNVVLDIDKLKVTDTEIKQAYGEINNAKIKAIKVASSNIYEFHKIQKARLEFKTKTDDAYLGQIVRPIDSVGIYSPGGRNPYPSSILMCAIPAKVAEVKKIIACTPPNINGGIDPTILVAADQAGVNQIYKVGGAQAIAAMAYGTESIPAVDRIVGPGNIYVTAAKSYVSRDVAIDFPAGPTELVIIADETANSKFIASDILAQAEHDPNSIVILMILSEKVANEVKTNIEEQKKDLSRKEIIESSLSKNGFIIIVEDLAEAISLSNDIAPEHLEIFTCKPYQLLSKVQNAGAIFLGEYSPVALGDYTIGTNHVLPTGGWARVYSGLSIRDFMKTISFVNCSPKSLEELADETITMSEMEGLDAHSYSIKARRRKV
- a CDS encoding sugar phosphate nucleotidyltransferase, translating into MKCVILAAGEGSRLFPITENRPKPMLAIGGIPIIDRVIECLRKNKIKELIMIIGHKKEIIQDYLKDGSSFGVNIEYVVQPNFLGTANALNLT
- a CDS encoding KEOPS complex subunit Pcc1, with product MKIRIIIVYENKEIANSIVKALLPDDRNAPPTLKLKTWSEGTKLNSEIECKGRFETFMSTIDDMLASIQVAEKNLEIIK
- a CDS encoding serine--tRNA ligase (catalyzes a two-step reaction, first charging a serine molecule by linking its carboxyl group to the alpha-phosphate of ATP, followed by transfer of the aminoacyl-adenylate to its tRNA), producing MREGIRLETESIITFSKDLDLAKKEIDKIIKDANKTILLKGIPKNLVQEGARIVQWRIDGKDLVLNIESGMHVRSYIAILRLKKLFSSLLGQQLKIGIRKIIANKITFRIPMITEPPETSLKELETSPFIKSLKIENDLLIIALSEMKEHELQRNVPDRVFNEIIEILEKEEEQVGTKEYLPIVKKSKPKKVKFSGEPMEAALEIGWVKEFPGKGQWIYTTPYAQLFGIIRELLITEVANKLGFQPFMLPKIIPLEVMKKMPGYLEDIPEGMYYVFPPPRDPEAFKNFKEKFKVTKEIPKQELKKALKDPEYVLAPAQCEPFWQFYGGEIFNIDDLPYKLYDCSGWTYRWEGGGVEGMVRLHEFQRIELTYLGTPEQIIQTRDNVLKECLRVADKLLDMEWRITAATPFWAKEGSVDFDVNDSKNVAAYDLEIYLPYRGDRESSEWLEIAGCFIHKSKFVDSFKIKEIKKRELWTGCTGLGITRWIAAFLATNGFDPDMWPSKIREKFEKDYKLPKALLWPKKSKNVE
- the pheA gene encoding prephenate dehydratase: MVNLKVAFLGPSGTFCEQAALIFFKSKDISLIDCKGMHEIFKKVENKKADYGVVPVENSTEGSVNIALDLLSESELYIFGEIEERVSQNIIADTSMNLMDIQIVYSHPQALAQCRDFIEKNLPEAELRETSSTATAVKDVKGEKNAAAIGSDLAAKVYEMKVLAKRIEDNKNNFTRFIVLAKNDGEPTGNDRTSIIFSVKHIPGALHDALSIFANRKINLTKIESRPNKNKPWEYLFFCDFEGHKNDEILQEALDELKQKAIFLKVLGSYPRFVRK
- a CDS encoding 30S ribosomal protein S15 — translated: MARLYARKRGKSGSTRPISKKVPSWCKYQPEEVESLVLKLAKQGNSPSSIGMILRDQYGIPLVKSIIGKNISEIITKSGMEMKIPEDLDALLKRANRMRKHLEKNRQDSHNKQAITLVESKVHRLAGYYKSKGKLPKDWKYVPAVASVE
- a CDS encoding 30S ribosomal protein S3ae, whose amino-acid sequence is MSKASRRRVKDKWRLKEWYDIYTPPYFGEMNVSSIPCADPSKLIGRVVENTLYDITGDFSHQSIKLYFLVIKVEGTKASTILKGHEYSADYLRSLVRRGTGRIDCIYAVTTKDKFTTRISTVAFTRSRIKSSQQHAIRAVMRNTIEEKVKNLNYDQLCHEMILGSAAKAGIGSDIYNLAKKITPLRHVGVRKSKLISFPIRLMSKTEKGVKEAPPKAS
- the glmM gene encoding phosphoglucosamine mutase → MKRLFGTSGIRGISNKDLTPLLTMEVGLAVATESENGKALIAYDTRTSNQMFLHAITAGMLSGGANVDVIGLTTTPVLAFLTKILKAEFGVMLTASHNPPEYNGIKLFDNEGIAYNEVRENRIADILHSKNFRFADWDKIGTSNYIEHEIDRYIEFILNTVEFDKTWQVAIDPGCGASSNIAPTIFEKLNFRFMSINSQPSGFFMGRPSEPSEGSLTDLSLITKKMGLDAGIAYDGDADRMAIIDEKGNLISMDKALAAYSSHLIEKEKGCIVVPIDTSMCVDEAVQEKGGKVLRTGIGDVKVAEAIKKHGAIFGGEVSGAWINPKFHLCPDGILSSILFLKAVEEDQRSVSSFISEINSYPILRTKANCPNESKQKTMKLVNEMLKKEFSNIKEIQTMDGLRISTESGWVLIRPSGTEPIIRIVSEANTMKIAKEYLRIGEQIVKKASKGKIK
- a CDS encoding DHH family phosphoesterase: MSENNQTSFFSLTAEVAKIILDEVEENKKFLIASHFDADGLSAASILGKALIRTNATIHIKILEKLNEDIIEELSRIKADFLIFSDVGSGYFSILPKAIGSRKALVLDHHQPESIETIPDNILHVNPHLHQIDGTTEISGSGISYFVAKSINEKNVDLSALAIVGALGDIQDKGDKHSLFSLNGKIVEDGVNANYIKVEKDLIFFGRETRPIHKAIAYTTNPFLPGLSGEEDKCLALLKSAEISLKDGDKWRSVVDLSQKEKQVLLSKIIEYLSSKGFSGNVTLDLIGNAYTLLKEEKWTPSRDAREFASLLNACGRMRKSSLAVAFCLGERNGVAEDIKNILSEYRQTLANLMNLINENKDKVEDKGKVFVIHGEGIINENMTGAISTILSLSNQNIERATLVLTNTQENTIKISGRASRLILDKGINLGKILHILAEKYEGVGGGHDVAAGAEIPRENKTNFLNEFNEMILKQTGSD